The stretch of DNA ACCAATTTGTGAGATGACCATCACTTTAGATGACGTCTGGTCGCTCCTTCATCTTCCCATCACTAGACAATTTTGCTCCACTGAAAATCTTAAATATGAAGATTCAATTGAGATTTTGATGACACTTCTTGGTGTTGATCAAACCATGGCTTGCAATGAGTTGAATCAAAGTCGTGGTGGACAAGTCAGACTTAGCTGGTTGAGAGATTTGTATGATAGTTGTTGTGATAACGAGCTATGGGAGTTTGTTGCACGCGCATATCTTTTGCACCTTGTAGGGTGCACGATATTTGCTAATAAAAGTGCCACCTATGTCCGTACCCATTTCGAGCTATTTAGAGATCTCCCTACATGTCGTAGATATGCTTGAGGAGTTGCGCTCTTGTCTACTTATATGAGCATCTAGGAGATGCCAACTTTGCAA from Vigna unguiculata cultivar IT97K-499-35 chromosome 8, ASM411807v1, whole genome shotgun sequence encodes:
- the LOC114194830 gene encoding protein MAIN-LIKE 1-like, which encodes MVLHGGDRPLQVVKGFNTRLMLFRMMSLSMSTRIMLHRSCDGQDRVVKVVSHIKKVKKLGPPHPFVLPFVVAFGLSPLCDILYEYPDVGLILGFVERWHPETNTFHLPICEMTITLDDVWSLLHLPITRQFCSTENLKYEDSIEILMTLLGVDQTMACNELNQSRGGQVRLSWLRDLYDSCCDNELWEFVARAYLLHLVGCTIFANKSATYVRTHFELFRDLPTCRRYA